The Gemmatimonadota bacterium genome window below encodes:
- a CDS encoding DUF3108 domain-containing protein — protein MVYVCIPVHNEAATIGPVLWKTRRVFSDAGRDFRVVTFDDASDDGSSEVLARYGRHVPLTVHRSDDRKGFACASERLLRWVVDDSAYPKRDFAVLLQADLTEDPADLLPMVKALEGGADLVAARPKPEVRPRGLSGRLLRLVSRFFERGPLSGFPGDPFASLRAYRVMVLKGGFELDGSPAADQAFGSDGWGANAEALGLFGGLSRRSVEISTAFRPHLRTRPTRHRPLRELGRLLQARKALKRRALPVVVAVLAFLLTASAGVQAQDDPEAHSARSATALLDSLAAVYPEDAAAAQVSFGPGEQLSYRVELGWFDVGHGQLFVEGLDEVRGNSTYRAGLNIDGGRFGFNYKQNHTTFIDTRTLQSHRYLRTTDQTGYQGERHYEMYPEEGEWRREDVEDSGPLGSSLPLDDIAFIYYLRQMDLEVGKTYTLPRYFKEDGNPVIIRVLRRERREVDAGVFDCLVIEPVVQVEGMFAEGMEAEIYLSDDERRLLVYLRTDVPRFPGALELYLTDHRAGLPLNPEARARTMARSRLARPDSGS, from the coding sequence ATGGTTTACGTCTGCATCCCTGTCCACAACGAGGCCGCTACCATCGGGCCGGTTCTGTGGAAGACGCGTCGCGTGTTCTCCGACGCGGGTCGGGATTTCCGTGTGGTGACCTTCGACGACGCTTCCGACGACGGAAGCTCCGAGGTGCTCGCCCGCTATGGCCGGCACGTTCCGCTCACCGTCCACCGGTCCGACGACCGCAAGGGATTCGCCTGCGCTAGCGAGCGGCTGCTCCGCTGGGTGGTGGACGACTCGGCCTATCCCAAGCGCGACTTCGCCGTCCTGCTCCAGGCCGATCTGACCGAGGACCCGGCCGATCTGCTGCCCATGGTCAAGGCGCTGGAGGGAGGGGCCGACCTGGTCGCGGCGCGCCCGAAACCGGAGGTGCGACCGCGAGGGCTCTCCGGTCGGCTGCTTAGACTCGTTAGCCGCTTCTTCGAGCGCGGACCGCTCAGCGGGTTTCCCGGGGATCCCTTCGCGAGCCTGCGCGCCTATCGCGTCATGGTGCTTAAGGGCGGCTTCGAGCTCGACGGGAGCCCGGCTGCGGACCAGGCCTTCGGGTCGGACGGCTGGGGGGCGAACGCCGAGGCGCTGGGTCTGTTCGGCGGCCTCTCCCGTCGTTCGGTCGAAATCTCCACCGCTTTCCGGCCCCATCTTCGCACCCGGCCCACCCGTCACCGCCCGCTGAGGGAACTCGGCCGCCTGCTGCAGGCACGGAAGGCCCTGAAGCGCCGCGCGCTTCCGGTCGTTGTCGCCGTGCTCGCCTTCCTGCTTACAGCGTCGGCCGGCGTGCAGGCCCAGGACGACCCTGAGGCCCACTCCGCACGCTCCGCCACCGCCCTCCTCGACTCCCTCGCCGCAGTCTATCCCGAAGACGCGGCCGCGGCCCAGGTATCCTTCGGGCCCGGCGAACAGCTCTCCTACCGGGTCGAACTGGGATGGTTCGACGTGGGTCACGGTCAACTCTTCGTCGAAGGGCTCGACGAGGTGAGGGGCAACTCCACCTACCGGGCCGGGCTGAACATCGACGGCGGCAGATTCGGCTTCAACTACAAGCAGAACCACACCACTTTCATCGACACCCGGACTCTCCAGAGCCACCGCTACCTGAGGACGACCGATCAGACCGGCTACCAGGGCGAACGCCACTACGAGATGTATCCGGAAGAAGGAGAGTGGCGGCGCGAGGACGTGGAGGACTCCGGCCCTCTCGGTTCGTCGCTTCCGCTCGACGACATAGCCTTCATATACTATCTGCGACAGATGGATCTGGAGGTGGGCAAGACCTATACGCTGCCCCGCTACTTCAAGGAGGACGGCAATCCCGTCATCATTCGCGTTCTCAGGCGGGAGCGGCGCGAGGTCGACGCCGGGGTCTTCGATTGCCTGGTGATCGAGCCCGTCGTGCAGGTGGAAGGCATGTTCGCCGAGGGCATGGAAGCCGAGATCTATCTCTCCGACGACGAGCGACGGCTGCTCGTCTACCTCAGAACCGACGTACCGCGATTCCCGGGAGCGCTCGAACTATATCTGACCGACCATCGAGCGGGGCTGCCGCTCAACCCGGAGGCCCGAGCCCGGACCATGGCCCGAAGCCGTTTGGCTCGCCCCGATTCAGGGAGCTGA
- a CDS encoding lysophospholipid acyltransferase family protein produces the protein MTRLKQELETALFLAVEWLARRLPEAAAFRLGESFGAAAGALLRGRRRVVLCNLRLAFPESSAAWRAGIARASWRHLGRELVSALRLSRASEEELRRRTDFVGMELLRDARAKGKGVILFTAHLGSWEVGTAGFVTRGIPFDAVVKPLRNPRLDAVLAGVRARIGWGVIDAERAVREVPRALRRGRVVAVPSDQNPARGGALVPFFGEDAPTPLGAATFAARLGVPALFGYALRAGDSYVVHVESLGHAVEPTDLLASYHAALERAIRRVPEQYFWQHRRWKPRPPEHLRSLGSNGRTPSADRQGREPVPTSPV, from the coding sequence GTGACGAGGCTCAAGCAGGAACTGGAGACCGCCCTCTTCCTCGCCGTCGAGTGGTTGGCTCGCCGTCTCCCCGAGGCCGCCGCATTTCGGCTGGGCGAGAGCTTCGGGGCCGCTGCGGGGGCGCTCCTGCGAGGGCGACGTCGGGTCGTTCTCTGCAACCTGCGCCTAGCTTTCCCCGAAAGTTCGGCCGCCTGGCGCGCGGGGATCGCGAGAGCGAGCTGGCGGCATCTCGGACGCGAGCTGGTGTCGGCGCTTCGTCTGAGTCGGGCTTCCGAGGAGGAGCTCCGCAGGCGTACGGACTTCGTCGGAATGGAACTGCTCCGGGACGCCCGAGCGAAAGGAAAGGGCGTGATCCTCTTCACGGCTCACCTGGGAAGCTGGGAGGTCGGAACCGCCGGGTTCGTCACGCGAGGGATACCGTTCGACGCGGTGGTGAAACCTCTGCGCAACCCCCGTCTCGACGCGGTTCTGGCCGGCGTCCGTGCACGGATCGGCTGGGGCGTCATCGACGCGGAGCGGGCGGTGCGGGAGGTGCCCCGGGCTCTGAGGCGAGGACGGGTAGTCGCCGTACCCAGCGACCAGAACCCGGCACGCGGCGGCGCTCTCGTTCCGTTCTTCGGCGAGGACGCGCCCACTCCTCTCGGCGCTGCGACCTTCGCGGCCCGGCTAGGAGTTCCCGCCCTCTTCGGCTACGCCCTCCGCGCGGGCGACTCGTATGTCGTCCACGTGGAATCCCTGGGGCACGCCGTCGAACCGACGGACCTGCTGGCGTCCTACCACGCAGCGCTCGAGCGGGCCATCCGCAGGGTGCCCGAGCAGTACTTCTGGCAGCATCGACGCTGGAAGCCCCGACCGCCGGAGCACCTCCGCAGCCTCGGTTCGAACGGGCGAACCCCGTCTGCGGACCGCCAAGGCCGGGAACCGGTACCGACCTCTCCCGTATAA
- a CDS encoding N(4)-(beta-N-acetylglucosaminyl)-L-asparaginase, whose amino-acid sequence MATRRDFIRVSAGAGVGAAFGGALPVRGATAPAVIVRRVTPTCVASGNGLAAVETALRELEGGATTIEAIVRGVNLVEEDPNDSSVGYGGLPNEDGMVQLDSSLMHGPTRGAGAVAALEGFKRPSLVALDVMRYTDHHLLVGEGAQRFALSMGHKMEDLLTESSRRRWIEWRARLSDRDDYLTPEESGEGIGSMRAPEDFGDGLLDSHDGYRPQGTINCDIVDADGDLSSVTTTSGLAYKIPGRVGDSPIIGAGQYCDNDVGAAGSTGRGEAVIKTCGSYTVVEMMRNGMQPTDACLEALRRIAHLTVEDRLRDEEGRPNFNVNYYAVNKNGDYGGAAIWSGARFAVADGGGARHEDSAYLFERQR is encoded by the coding sequence ATGGCAACTAGACGTGACTTTATTCGAGTGTCCGCAGGGGCCGGTGTGGGAGCAGCTTTCGGCGGAGCCCTCCCCGTGCGAGGCGCGACCGCACCGGCGGTCATCGTCCGACGGGTCACCCCCACCTGCGTCGCCTCAGGCAACGGACTGGCAGCGGTCGAGACCGCGCTTCGGGAGCTCGAGGGCGGCGCCACCACGATCGAGGCGATCGTCCGCGGGGTCAATCTCGTCGAGGAGGACCCGAACGACTCCTCGGTCGGTTACGGCGGACTTCCGAACGAGGACGGCATGGTTCAGCTCGACTCCTCGCTGATGCACGGCCCCACCCGGGGCGCGGGTGCGGTTGCCGCCCTGGAGGGATTCAAGCGGCCTTCCCTGGTCGCGCTCGACGTGATGCGCTACACCGATCATCACCTGCTGGTGGGCGAAGGGGCGCAGCGTTTCGCTCTATCGATGGGCCACAAGATGGAGGATCTCCTCACCGAGTCTTCCCGCCGGCGCTGGATCGAGTGGCGAGCCCGCCTGAGCGACCGCGACGACTACCTGACGCCGGAGGAGTCCGGCGAGGGGATCGGCTCCATGCGCGCGCCGGAGGATTTCGGCGACGGGCTCCTGGATTCTCACGACGGGTACCGCCCGCAGGGGACCATAAACTGCGACATCGTCGACGCCGACGGCGACCTCTCCTCGGTCACGACCACCTCCGGACTCGCCTACAAGATTCCGGGACGCGTGGGCGACTCGCCCATCATCGGCGCGGGCCAGTACTGCGACAACGATGTGGGAGCGGCCGGATCCACGGGCCGCGGCGAGGCGGTCATCAAGACCTGCGGCAGCTACACCGTCGTGGAGATGATGCGTAACGGCATGCAACCCACCGACGCGTGTCTGGAAGCTCTCCGGCGCATCGCACACCTCACCGTGGAGGATCGCCTTCGCGACGAAGAGGGCCGGCCCAACTTCAATGTCAACTACTACGCGGTGAACAAGAACGGCGACTACGGCGGCGCGGCCATCTGGTCCGGCGCCCGCTTCGCCGTGGCCGACGGGGGCGGCGCCAGGCACGAGGACTCCGCTTACCTGTTCGAGCGTCAGCGATAG